The Onthophagus taurus isolate NC chromosome 2, IU_Otau_3.0, whole genome shotgun sequence genome includes a window with the following:
- the LOC111428819 gene encoding zinc finger protein on ecdysone puffs, translating into MANRRFGGGPNRGSRGFPQNANVNPWQGNSGPTAGVNSMGNPNLQTQLALALSSLLQPQQVNDPPSLLSLNTSSRNFNNQDNYSNRLGGNRGRNDFRRTEPYNKNQRSGGGRGGWRNEKGQNRGNSRNRPFGNNKSQGKDGGKSKADRKSSDNKASQGSAETATPQKHHDDESREDVDKKRDWKEEKNASDEKEKDDSKEAGENAEKVTKKDTTKYEGLPNSLFHCFVCNKSMWDGDSFQNHIRGKAHIQMMDSLEESFQITVKILRENMRLAEEKKMIEWSRMQRNSRKFHQRNEPESHCNMCDLKFMGKIIAHRKTEGHQRLKRFLHPNCDICNLEFPSRMEWVEHRFTPDHLFSLKEKLNSTTGNDIEGHIIEEEVEWDNDPILQESLQGEDENPVLELDDDLANLYNRVPTYLPHRPVGKNSLTKLEGFFCDICKRFLRNETDSQNHLKSEKHYHEFVSAVKDKFRANVEKDELEGNWKRKNKGGEEGAEEKEDEEKEGLDKSQDENAENGSDMYDPEEACKDEEDEDENAGEVKEGEEVEETTKPTAAVAQAEGVKAEPTASEAVVEAEVKVEAQSPNTRRRTNVRNGAGPKSKKIRKN; encoded by the exons ATGGCAAATAGAAGATTCGGAGGTGGACCTAACAGAGGTAGTCGCGGTTTTCCTCAAAACGCGAACGTAAATCCTTGGCAGGGAAACAGTGGCCCCACGGCGGGGGTTAACTCAATGGGCAATCCCAATTTGCAAACGCAGCTCGCCCTCGCTTTGAGTAGCTTACTTCAACCGCAACAAGTGAACGATCCTCCATCTTTACTCTCGCTTAACACCTCGTCGAGAAATTTCAATAACCAAGACAACTATTCCAATCGCCTCGGCGGCAATAGGGGCCGTAATGATTTCAGGCGAACCGAACCTTACAACAAG AACCAGAGATCCGGTGGTGGACGTGGTGGCTGGCGCAACGAAAAAGGTCAAAATAGGGGGAACTCCCGCAATCGTCCTTTTGGCAACAATAAGTCGCAGGGCAAAGACGGTGGCAAGTCAAAGGCCGATCGAAAGTCTTCTGATAACAAGGCCTCACAAGGTTCTGCTGAGACTGCTACTCCCCAAAAACATCATGACGATGAGAGTAG GGAAGATGTTGATAAGAAACGCGATTGGAAGGAAGAGAAAAACGCTAGCGACGAGAAAGAAAAGGACGACTCCAAGGAAGCTGGAGAGAACGCGGAAAAAGTAACCAAGAAAGATACCACAAAGTATGAAGGCTTACCCAACAGTTTATTCCACTGCTTTGTTTGCAATAAAAGCATGTGGGATGGAGATTCCTTCCAAAATCATATTAGag gCAAGGCTCATATTCAAATGATGGACAGTTTGGAAGAAAGTTTCCAAATTACTGTTAAAATCCTTCGCGAAAATATGCGCTTAGCTGAAGAAAAGAAGATGATCGAATGGAGTCGCATGCAGAGAAATAGCCGCAAATTTCATCAACGCAATGAGCCAGAAAGTCATTGTAATATGTGCGATTTGAAGTTTATGGGGAAAATTATTGCCCATAgaaa aaCTGAAGGTCATCAACGCCTTAAGAGATTTTTACATCCCAACTGTGACATTTGCAACTTGGAATTTCCGTCTCGTATGGAATGGGTTGAACATAGATTCACTCCAGATCATTTATTTAGTTTGAAAGAGAAACTAAATTCTACTACTGGAAACGATATTGAAGGTCACATCATTGAAGAGGAAGTCGAATGGGATAACGATCCCATTTTACAAGAATCACTTCAAGGAGAAGATGAAAATCCCGTTCTTGAATTGGATGATGACCTCGCTAATTTATACAACCGAGTTCCGACATATTTACCACATAGACCTGTTGGTAAAAACAGCTTGACGAAACTTGAAGGGTTCTTTTGCGATATTTGCAAGAGATTTTTACGTAATGAAACTGATTCTCAGAATCATTTAAAAAGTGAGAAACATTATCATGAATTTGTAAGCGCTGTGAAAGATAAATTCCGTGCTAATGTTGAAAAGGATGAATTGGAAGGAAATTGGAAGAGAAAGAATAAAGGCGGAGAGGAAGGCGCTGAAGAAAAAGAGGACGAAGAAAAGGAAGGTTTAGATAAATCTCAAGACGAAAATGCTGAAAATGGAAGTG ATATGTATGATCCTGAAGAAGCTTGCAAAGATGAAGAGGATGAAGATGAAAATGCTGGAGAAGTGAAAGAAGGTGAAGAAGTCGAGGAAACCACTAAACCAACAGCTGCAGTTGCTCAAGCGGAAGGTGTAAAAGCTGAACCTACCGCATCAGAAGCCGTTGTTGAAGCTGAAGTGAAGGTTGAGGCTCAATCACCAAATACCAGACGTCGCACCAACGTTCGGAATGGCGCAGGGCccaaaagcaaaaaaataagGAAGAATTGA
- the LOC111428820 gene encoding endothelial differentiation-related factor 1 isoform X2, with protein MSDWDTVTVLKKRAPKASAMKSEQAINAARRQGLAVETQQKWGAGSNKQHVATKNTAKLDRETEELRHEKISLDVGKLIQQGRQAKNLSQKDLATKINEKPQVITDYEAGRGIPNNVIIGKIERVIGLKLRGKDVGKPMAALPPASKK; from the exons ATGTCGGACTGGGATACTGTAACGGTATTGAAGAAACGAGCCCCGAAGGCTTCCGCTATGAAAAGCGAACAAGCCATTAATGCGGCAAGAAGACAGGGTTTGGCTGTTGAAACACAACAGAAAT GGGGTGCTGGAAGTAATAAACAGCACGttgcaacaaaaaatacagCAAAATTGGATAGAGAGACTGAAGAATTACGTCACGAAAAGATTTCCCTTGACGTCGGGAAATTGATACAACAAGGGCGACAGGCAAAGAATTTGAGTCAAAAGGATTTggctacaaaaataaatgaaaaaccGCAAGTGATAACTGATTATGAGGCGGGACGCGGAATCCCGAATAATGTGATCATCGGGAAAATAGAAAGGGTGATTGGATTAAAATTGCGTGGCAAAGACGTCGGTAAACCAATGGCGGCTCTGCCCCCCGCGAGTAAAAAGTAA
- the LOC111428820 gene encoding endothelial differentiation-related factor 1 isoform X1 — translation MSDWDTVTVLKKRAPKASAMKSEQAINAARRQGLAVETQQKSKFLGGAGSNKQHVATKNTAKLDRETEELRHEKISLDVGKLIQQGRQAKNLSQKDLATKINEKPQVITDYEAGRGIPNNVIIGKIERVIGLKLRGKDVGKPMAALPPASKK, via the exons ATGTCGGACTGGGATACTGTAACGGTATTGAAGAAACGAGCCCCGAAGGCTTCCGCTATGAAAAGCGAACAAGCCATTAATGCGGCAAGAAGACAGGGTTTGGCTGTTGAAACACAACAGAAAT CTAAATTTCTAGGGGGTGCTGGAAGTAATAAACAGCACGttgcaacaaaaaatacagCAAAATTGGATAGAGAGACTGAAGAATTACGTCACGAAAAGATTTCCCTTGACGTCGGGAAATTGATACAACAAGGGCGACAGGCAAAGAATTTGAGTCAAAAGGATTTggctacaaaaataaatgaaaaaccGCAAGTGATAACTGATTATGAGGCGGGACGCGGAATCCCGAATAATGTGATCATCGGGAAAATAGAAAGGGTGATTGGATTAAAATTGCGTGGCAAAGACGTCGGTAAACCAATGGCGGCTCTGCCCCCCGCGAGTAAAAAGTAA
- the LOC111428799 gene encoding proteasome subunit beta type-1 — protein MALLSASQPNYPDYSTQGITKHHFSPYADNGGSIVAIGGDGFVVIGADTRLSTGFSIYTRDQNKIFKLTNQTVLGCAGCWCDTLTLTRILKARMQMYEQEHNKTMSTTAAAQMLSTMLYYKRFFPYYISNILCGLDSDGKGCVYSYDPIGHCERTTYRAGGSSGALLQPLLDNQIGFKNMENVTNKEITLERALSVIKDVFISAAERDIYTGDSIIINVITKDGVKEDKFELRKD, from the exons ATGGCTCTTTTAAGCGCTTCTCAACCCAATTACCCTGATTATTCTACACAGGGAATTACCAAACATCATTTTAGTCCTTACGCCGATAACGGAGG GAGTATTGTAGCTATTGGGGGTGATGGATTTGTAGTAATTGGTGCCGATACTCGTCTCAGCACCGGTTTTTCAATTTACACCCGAGATCAaaacaaaatctttaaattaaccAATCAAACTGTTCTTGGATGTGCCGGATGTTGGTGTGATACATTAACTTTAACTAGAATCTTGAAAGCTCGCATGCAAATGTATGAACAAGAACATAACAAAACCATGTCAACCACAGCTGCAGCTCAAATGCTTTCAACCATGCTGTATTACAAAAGATTCTTTCCGTATTACATTTCAAACATTCTTTGTGGTTTAGATTCTGATGGTAAAGGTTGTGTGTACAGCTATGATCCAATAGGGCATTGTGAAAGAACCACCTATCGTGCTGGAGGCTCTTCTGGAGCTTTACTTCAGCCATTATTGGATAATcaaattggatttaaaaatatggaaaatgttACTAATAAGGAAATTACGTTGGAAAGAGCTCTTTCTGTAATTAAAGATGTCTTTATTTCTGCTGCAGAAAGAGATATTTATACTGGGGATAGTATCATAATTAATGTTATCACTAAAGATGGGGTTAAAGAAGATAAATTTGAGCTTAGAAAggattaa
- the LOC111428811 gene encoding ribosome biogenesis protein SLX9 homolog, which translates to MGKLRRNRNKLHLSNNNNQKDSLKNEKKDTSPDFKLPPVVFPSNNPFADLNIDVSSLNKLKNDDVVSVKSFKSLKSELSAKTNTLSKKDKLKLKKDLLLRKIDTVNQLKKEAKLKKKRSKVAIIGDTNTLRDALPDLESLIKSSGDDKPKEGVVKKKAIAKERKRKKNMALHLQIYKNLMNNNDFKKDPLGAISDHVKAVSENKQL; encoded by the coding sequence ATGGGTAAACTGCGAAGAAATAGAAACAAACTACACctttcaaataataataatcaaaaagattcattaaaaaacgaGAAAAAAGACACTTCCCCAGACTTTAAATTACCACCTGTAGTTTTCCCATCAAATAATCCTTTCGCAGATTTAAACATTGATGTTTCaagtttaaacaaattaaagaatgatGATGTTGTTAGTGTGAAATCATTCAAATCCTTGAAATCTGAATTAAGTGCTAAAACTAATACTTTAtctaaaaaagataaattgaagttgaaaaaagatttattgttAAGAAAAATAGATACGGTAAATCAATTAAAGAAAGAAGCCAAGTTGAAGAAGAAACGTAGTAAGGTGGCTATTATTGGTGATACAAACACTTTAAGGGATGCTTTACCTGATTTGGAATCGTTGATAAAGAGTAGTGGTGATGATAAACCTAAAGAAGGGGTGGTTAAAAAGAAAGCGATTGCTAAGGAGAGAAAACGGAAGAAAAATATGGCTCTTCATTTgcagatttataaaaatttgatgaataataatgattttaagAAAGATCCGCTTGGTGCTATTTCTGATCATGTTAAAGCTGTTTctgaaaataaacaattataa
- the LOC111428787 gene encoding uncharacterized protein — protein MYFTIIFLVLPIFGITVKNNLNIIENQDTTLERNGKFIGFWGLGFGVGVVRFANNACNSSSSLVGTCYTKRQCADIGGIASGSCASNIGVCCVIQLGCGATSSYNNTYFVNTNFPSTVTGTGSDRCVYTIKQCNSDICQVRIDFISATLAQPDGDGNCRDDSLTIIGGGSQVPVLCGENTGQHVYVDFYQSQDIQIIVTTSAAQGSNRNWNFKVTQIGCDCPTKAPSGCLQYHTELSGTVQSFNYGSTGSSSLNNIGAVGTRQLVNQNYGICVAMRPGYCSITWTPSSMSSFTVSGDTDGVQMLIGTPAAGIMGENCTSDFVVIPAPFVNNVLQNYDRFCGNYFPPVTTYSKPFVLTVYTNGNETNDVANRGFSLNYQQNRCTMLTNIEMVG, from the exons ATGTATTTCACTATTATATTTCTAGTATTACCAATTTTTGGTATAACtgtaaaaaataatctaaatattATAGAGAATCAAGATACAACACTTGAAAGAAATGGGAAAT ttattggATTTTGGGGACTTGGATTTGGTGTCGGCGTAGTTAGATTTGCCAATAATGCCTGTAACAGCTCGAGTAGCCTTGTTGGTACTTGTTATACAAAAAGGCAATGTGCTGATATTGGGGGTATAGCATCCGGAAGTTGTGCAAGTAATATTGGTGTATGTTGCGTAa TTCAACTTGGCTGTGGGGCAACATCTTCATACAACAACACATACTTTGTCAATACAAATTTTCCATCCACAGTAACCGGAACGGGTAGTGATCGTTGCGTTTACACAATAAAGCAATGTAACTCAGATATTTGCCAA GTTCGAATCGATTTTATTAGTGCCACGCTTGCTCAGCCTGACGGCGATGGAAATTGTAGAGACGATAGTTTAACAATAATCGGGGGAGGATCTCAAGTACCCGTTTTATGTGGTGAAAATACCGGTCAACACGTTTATGTcgatttttatcaaagtcaagaCATTCAAATCATCGTAACAACGTCTGCTGCTCAAGGAAGCAATCGTAATTGGAATTTTAAAGTGACTCAAATCGGTTGCGATTGTCCCACAAAAG caCCTTCTGGATGTCTTCAATATCATACGGAATTAAGTGGAACCGTTCAAAGTTTTAATTACGGTTCTACCGGAAGTAGTAGTTTAAATAATATTGGTGCAGTCGGAACCAGACAATTAGTTAATCAAAATTACGGAATTTGCGTAGCAATGAGACCAGGCTACTGTTCGATAACGTGGACACCATCAAGCATGTCATCATTTACCGTTTCTGGGGACACTGACGGAGTTCAAATGTTAATTGGAACTCCGGCTGCTGGAATTATGGGAGAAAATTGTACCAGCGATTTTGTCGTTATTCCAGCGCCATTCGTTAATAATGTTCTTCAAAATTACGACCGGTTTTGTGGAAATTATTTTCCTCCTGTTACAA CTTATTCAAAACCGTTTGTATTAACTGTGTACACCAATGGAAATGAGACGAATGATGTTGCTAATCGTGGATTTTCTTTGAATTATCAGCAAAATAGGTGTACGATGTTAACTAATATTGAAATGGTTggataa